A part of Kitasatospora acidiphila genomic DNA contains:
- a CDS encoding P-II family nitrogen regulator — protein MKLITAIVKPHRLESVKDALQSFGVHGLTVTEASGYGRQRGHTEVYRGAEYTVDLVPKVRIEVVVEDADADDVIDVLVTAARTGKIGDGKVWSVPVETLVRVRTGERGPDAL, from the coding sequence ATGAAGCTGATCACCGCCATCGTCAAGCCGCACCGGCTCGAGTCGGTGAAGGACGCGCTGCAGTCCTTCGGCGTGCACGGACTGACCGTCACCGAGGCCAGCGGCTACGGCCGGCAGCGCGGCCACACCGAGGTCTACCGGGGCGCCGAGTATACCGTCGACCTGGTCCCGAAGGTGCGGATAGAGGTCGTGGTCGAGGACGCCGACGCCGACGACGTGATCGACGTGCTGGTGACGGCGGCCCGCACCGGCAAGATCGGCGACGGCAAGGTCTGGAGCGTGCCGGTGGAGACCCTGGTCCGGGTCCGGACCGGCGAACGCGGCCCCGACGCCCTGTAA